In the Azospirillum sp. TSH100 genome, AAGGCCCGGCCGCACATCGTCACCGACCAGACCTCGGCCCATGATCCGGTGAACGGCTACCTGCCGCAGGGCTGGACGCTGGAGGAGTGGGAGAGTGCCCGCGAAAGCCAGCCGGCCGCCGTCGCCGCCGCCGCGCGCAAGTCGATGCGGGTGCAGGTGGAAGCCATGCTGGCCTTCCATGCCATGGGCATCCCGACCGTCGATTACGGCAACAACATCCGCCAGATGGCGATGGAGGAGGGGCTGGAGAACGCCTTCGACTTCCCCGGCTTCGTCCCCGCCTATATCCGCCCGCTGTTCTGCCGCGGCATCGGCCCGTTCCGCTGGGCGGCGCTGTCCGGCGATCCGGAGGACATCCGCAAGACCGACGCCAAGGTGAAGGAGCTGATCCCCGACGATCCGCACCTGCACAACTGGCTCGACATGGCAGCCAAGCGCATCCAGTTCCAGGGCCTGCCGGCGCGTATCTGCTGGGTCGGGCTGGGACAGCGCCACCGTCTCGGCCTCGCCTTCAACGAGATGGTGAAGTCGGGCGAGCTGAAGGCCCCCATCGTCATCGGCCGCGATCATCTCGACAGCGGCTCGGTCGCCAGCCCGAACCGCGAGACCGAGGCGATGAAGGACGGCACCGACGCTGTGTCGGACTGGCCGCTGCTGAACGCGCTGCTGAACACCGCCAGCGGGGCGACCTGGGTCAGCCTGCACCATGGCGGCGGCGTCGGCATGGGCTTCTCGCAGCATTCGGGCATGGTCATCGTCTGCGACGGCAGCGACGCGGCGGCCAAGCGGGTCGAGCGCGTGCTGTGGAACGACCCGGCCACCGGCGTGATGCGCCATGCCGACGCCGGCTATGACATCGCCATCGAGTGTGCCAAGGAGCAGGGGCTGAACCTGCCGTTTTTGAAGTAAGCGCGAGGGGGGAGCGTGATATCCCCCTCTCCCCCCTGGGGAGAGGGTCGGGGTGAGGGGATCGGTCGCTCATTTCCCTCACATCCCCCGGATCAGATCCGAATACCAGCGCGCGGATTCCTTCGGGATACGCGCCTGGGTTTCAAAATCGACCCGGACGATCCCGAACCGGGTGCCGTAGCCGCCGCCCCATTCAAAATTGTCCAGCAGCGACCAGACGAAATAGCCGCGCACGTCGGCCCCCAACCCCGTCGCCTCCGCCATCGCCGCGATGTAGGCCTGAAGGTAAGCGAGACGCTCCGCATCCATCACGCGACCCTCGGCGTCCGGCGTCTCCGCCGCCTTGGTGCCATAGCCGTTCTCGGTGACGTAGATCGGCAGACGGTAGCGGCGGGTCAGGTCGACAAGCGTGTCGCGGAAGCAGCCGGGGTCATAGGGCCAGTCGATGGCCGTCCGCTTCATCCCCGGCGGCGGCGAGCCGAAACCGAAGCCCCAGATCAGGCTGTCGTCCCGGCGGCCATAGACCGGGGCGTAATGGTTCAGCCCGAACCAGTCCACCGGCCGGGCGATGCGCGCCATGTCGCCGGGCTGGACATAGGGCTCGATCGCCTCGGCGATGCGGCGCGGGTAATGGGCCAGCAGCTGCGCGTCGGGAAAGGCGCGGTTCCAATGCTCGTCGAACAGGGCCGCCGCCTCGACATCCTCAGGTTTGTCGGTCTCCGGCCGCATCGGCTGCACGCTGTGCACCGCACCGATGGAGGCATCGGGCACCAGGGCGCGCAGCACGTCCACCCCGGCGCCGTGGGCGAGGTTGACGTGGTGGATCACCTTCAAATGGGTGGCGCGGTCGGCGATGCTGGGCGCTCCCCAGCCGAAGGCCCAGCCGAACAGGGTGAAGACCGAGAACTCGTTGAAGGTGGCCCAGCGCTTGACCCGGTCGCCATAGCGCCGGGCGCAGAGGGCGGCGTAATCCTCGAACCAGCCGATGCTGTCGCGGCTGCTCCAGCCGCCCAGATCCTGCAAGGCCTGCGGCAGATCCCAGTGATAGAGGCACAGCCAGGGCTCGATCCCCTTGTCCAGCAGCCGGTCGATCAGCCGGTCGTAGAAATCCAGCCCTGCTTCGTTCGGCGCCCCCCGCCCGCGCGGCAGCACCCGTGGCCAGGAAACGGAGAAGCGGTAGGCCTGCAGGCCCAGCTCCGCCATCAGGTCGACATCCTGCGGCATCCGGTGGTAGTGGTCGCAGGCGACGTCGCCGCTGTCACCATTGTCGACCCGGCCCTTCAACTTGCAGAAGCTGTCCCAGATGCTGGGCGCCCGCCCGTCGGCCTCGGCCCCGCCCTCGATCTGATAGGCGGAGGTGGAGGCGCCCCACAGGAAGTCTTTGGGAAAAACCGGACGTTCGGCCATGGCGGCTCACCCGAGTGGAGGACACCGGGAATCCTACCCCTTTCCCGTCCGGACGGAAGGGGCCAATCGTCGCTGCCGGGCTGCGCGGGGCACCACTCCCCGCCGGGTTGTCCGTCACCATATCGCGGTCGACAGGACGGCGCGGCGCTCCTATGGTCACGCCGACCGGACGAGCGAATTCAGAAAGGAACGGGCGCATCATGGCGAAGAAGGACGGAGTCAACGGCAAGGGCGGCCAGTTCAGCGGGACGCCGGCCGACCGGCTGGTCCGGCTGTGGCGCAACAACGACGAACGCTTCGGCGCCCTGCTGGACGAGGTTCTGGACACCAATCGCCAGGGCGTGATCGAAGCCGCGGTCGGCAAGCTGCGCGAGGAGGAGGGCTACGACTTCATGGATGAGGTCGAGGCCTTCTCCGAAACGGCGCAGAGCACCGACGAGCATGGCGACCCGACCCTGTCGACCCTGTTCTGGCTGGCGCTGGAGGTCGACGGCCGGCTGGACGAGCCGCCGTCGGTCGACACCATCGAACGCGCGCTCGATTCGGCCGGGCTGCTGGAGAAGGCGACCGACATGCGGCTGCTGCCGCTGTGGCTGGACCCGGAACCGCTGTCCTATCTGGAGGCTGCCGACCGCCGCACCCTGCTGCGGCGCCTGATCGACTCGACCCAGGCGGCGGAGACCTTCGTGCGCGAACAGGATCTGGTCGCTTCCGCCGACGACACCGGCATCCGCCTCGTCAGCGTCGTCGGTCTGGTGATCGAGGAGGATGCCGAGCAGGACGGCGAGGCGATGCCCGATCCGCTCAACCTCGGCTTCGCCGGCGAAGGGCAGGAGATGGAGATCGACCCGATCGAGCAGGAGCGCATCCGCCAGTCGATGGCCGCCTTCGCCGAGGCGGTCGCCGCCGCCGACCCGCGGGTCAAGCGCTGCGAGCCGGTCGGCGGGCTGAACGACCTGCTGGACTTTACCGCCGAGGGCGTCTGGCCGGACGAGGTGGATGCCAACTTCGACGAGGTCAACGACTTCCTCGACATCGCCGGCAACGAGACCGGCGACGGTGTTCTCGACGTGACGGTGAGCGAGGGTCCGGAAGGCTTGCAGCTGCGCGCCTACAACTCCGACGGCGTGCTGCTGGACGAACGGAGCTTCGACCTGACCGGCGACCGAGCGGAAGAGGCGCTGTCCCTCATCAAGCGCCGCTGCCGCCGCGTCAGCGAAGGCTGACCGCTGTTTGTCCGGGGGCCGGTCAGGCCCCCGGCGCCACCACGAAGCAGGCCATGCCCTGGTTGACCAGCCCGTTGCAGGCGCTGGCCGCATCCTGCTGCGACAGGCCGGACAGCCGGGCGCGGTAGAGCGGCCCGGTCTGGGTGTCCACCGCCTGCACGATCCGTTGCGAGCGTGACAGCATCGGCATGGTGCTGCGGGCGCGGTCGATGACGCGCTGGCTGTCGTCGGGCGAGCGGAAGGCGCCGAGCTGCACCGTCCACACCCCGCCGCCGGCGGTCGCGGCACCCGCCATCGTCGCCACCGGCCGCGGTGCCGGAGCGTCGGGCGTCGAGGTGTCGGGCGCCACCACGCGCACGGCCTGGGCGGACTGTGCCGGAGCGGGCAGGGCGGCAACGGCGATGGGCGCCCGGCTCGGCACCGGGCGGCCGGTCTCGGCGGGCGCCGTGTAAGCGGGCGCCGCTGCTGCCGGCGGCGCCGAGTAGGAGGAGGATGGCCGGGCATAGGGCGAACCGTAATCCGGCGGCGAATCGGTCGAGGTGGAAGGCGGGGCGCTGACCAGCACGATGTCGGCGCCGTTGGGGGCCGGGGTGCGGTTCAGCCGCGGGCCGACCGACGCGATGTAGCGCCTGGTCTCGCCCGGCAGGCTGCGCTTGCCGGCCAGATAGTCGCCATAGCAGCCCGGCCCGCAATTGTAGGCACCGAGGAAACCCGGCGCGCCGAACAGATTGTACATCTCGCGCAGATAGGCGGTGCCGGCGATGATGTTGTCATGCGGGTCGAAGGGGTCGGATCCCAGATTGTGCTTGCGCCGCATCTCGTCGTAGGTCGCGGGCATCACCTGCATCAGGCCCATGGCGCCGGCCTTGCTGACGATCGGCTTGCCGTTGACGGTGGTGCGCCCGCCGCTCTCCTGGCGGATGACCTCGCGGATCCACAGCTCCGGCATGTCGAACCGTTTGGATGCCTCCGCGACATGGGCGTCGATCTCCTCCGGAGAGGCAACGCGATGCGAGCCGCCGCCGCTGGCGCAGGCGCTCAGCAGGGCGGTCAAGGCGGCGCAGGTCAGCAACGGCTTCAGGCGACGCACGGAACCCCCGGTCATCGTTCAGTTCGATCTTTTGGATAAGCCCAATTGGGAGGTAGCGACCTTTGCACATTCCCGGCCCGCCGTAAACCGTCCCGACTGTGACCTTCTGCCCGGCCGGAGAACGCGGAGGGGGAGGGCGCGGATGAGTCCTTCGGACGCGCAAGCGGCCGTCCGGTCATCTGCCGTCCGGCGATGCGATCCGGGGGCCATCAGATTTCGCGATCATCGTCCGGATCGCGCCGGGTCGCCAGTTCGCGCAGCAGCCGTTCCTTGGCGGTCTTGCGGCTCGGCCGCCCGCCGCCACGTCCGAACAGCCCGCCCAGCAGCCCGCCGGACTTCGGCTGCTCCTCCGGTTCCTCGGCCATCTGGGCGCGCTCCGCCTCACGCCGGGCCAGCAGGGCGGCGCGGTCGACCAGCGGGGTGCGCAGCCGGCGCGGCAGCGCCTTGAAGGCGAGGTTGGCGCGTTCGAGGTCGACGATATCCTCGGTGGAGCGGGCGATGCGCAGCGCCACCCGCAGCAGGTCGAGCCGCCAGGCATCCTCCGGCGCATGCGGCAGCGTTTCCGCCGCCGCCAGCAGGGTATCCAGCCCCTTGCCGGTCAAGGCGCTGGTTGATCGTTCCCCACTGGATTGGTCTCCCTTGGGTTTGTCAGTGTCGCGGTCCCGTCCCATTCCGTCATCGAAGCTGTCGCGCTGAAGGCGGACTTTAGGACGCCGACCGCCACCTTGTCTGCCCCCAAGCGGGGATCACACCGTTTGGATGGGGAAGGAGAGTGGTCTGATCAAGAAAAAAAGCCCTCTCCCCGTCACCGGGAAGAGGGCTGCAAGTCAGTCGGGGAAATGCGCGGCTGGATGCCGGCAGTCATGCCGCAGCCCGGGGGGACGGGCACGGCATCTCGAACCCGGCCACACCGCAAAGCCGCGGAAGGGCCGGGAACCTCACGTCACGCTCAGGCTACTCGGCGGCTTGCGCCACGGTCAGGCCCAGCCGCTTGGCTACCCCCTCGCCATAGGCCGGGTCGGCGGCCAGGAAGTGCTTCAGCTGGCGCTGCTGGATGAACAGCGGGGCCTTGCCCAGCGTGCCGGCGATGTTGTCCATCAGCCGCTCCTGTGCCTCCGCGCCGATCAGGCGGAACAGCGCGCCGGCCTGGGCGTAGTCGTCGTTGCCCTCGCGGTGGTCATAGTGGGCGGCGTCGCCGCTGATGCGCAGCGGCGGCTCGCTCGCGACACCGGTCTGGGCCGGGCCGCCGAAGCTGTTCGGCTCGTAGTTCGGGCGGCCGCCGCCATTGCCGTCGGTGCGCATGGCGCCGTCGCGCTGGTAGTTGTGGACCGGGCAGCCCTGCGGCTTGTTCACCGGGATCTGCGCATAGTTGCCGCCCAGACGGTAGCGGTGGGCGTCGGCATAGGCGAACAGCCGGCCCTGCAGCATCTTGTCGGGGCTGAAGGAGATGCCGGGCACCACGCTGGCCGGGCTGAAGGCGGACTGCTCGGTCTCGGCGAAGAAATTCTCCGGATTGCGGTTCAGCACCAGCTCGCCGATCTCGATCAGCGGGTAATCGGCATGCGGCCACACCTTGGTCAGGTCGAACGGGTTGATGCGGTAGCCGTCGGCCTCGGCCTCCGGCATGATCTGCACCGAGACGGTCCAAGCCGGGAAGTCGCCGTCCTCGATCGAGGCGTAGAGGTCGCGGGTGGCGTGGTCGGGGTCGATGCCGGCCATCGTCACCGCCTGCTCGGCGGTGAAGTTCTGGATCCCCTGGCGGGTCTTGAAGTGGTACTTGACCCAGAAGCGCTCGTTCGCCGCGTTGATCCACGAGAAGGTGTGGCTGCCGAAGCCGTCCATATGGCGATAGCCGCGCGGGGTGCCGCGGTCGCTGAACAGGATGGTCAGCTGGTGCATCGTCTCCGGCGACAGCGAGAAGAAGTCCCACATCGCGATGGGGTCCTTCAGGTTGGTGGCCGGGTTGCGCTTCTGGGTGTGGATGAAGTCGGGGAACTTCAGCGGATCACGCAGGAAGAAGACCGGCGTGTTGTTGCCGACCAGATCGTAGTTGCCTTCCTCGGTATAGAACTTCACCGCGAAGCCGCGCGGATCGCGCTCGGCATCGGCGGAGCCCTTCTCGCCGCCGACGGTGGAGAAGCGCAGGAAGACGCCGGTCTCCTTGCCCACCGCCGACAGGAAGGCGGCCTTCGTCCACGGCGTCACGTCGCGGGTGACGCGGAAGGTGCCGTAGGCGCCGGCGCCCTTGGCATGGACCACGCGTTCCGGAATGCGTTCACGGTTGAAGTGGGCCAGCTTCTCGATCAGGTGGAAATCCTGCAGAAGCAGCGGACCGCGCGGCCCGGCGCTCAGCGAATTCTGGTTGTCGGGAACGGGCTGGCCGAAGCTGGTGGTCAGGGTGCTCATCCGGGTCATCCTCTCAGAAGGCGGTGTCGCTCGATGTGGCGTTATTGTCTCGCCCCTGGTTATCCGGCGTCTTGAACGATATATCCAAGACATAGAAGGAAATGAACCAATAGGCGCCGCCTATGAATCTCTCCGGCCTGTCCCTGCGTGACCTTGAGTATGTCGTCGCCGTCGCCGAACTGCGCCATTTCGGCCGCGCCGCCGAACGCTGCGCGGTCAGCCAGCCCTCGCTCAGCGCCCAGATCCGCAAGCTGGAGGAGGGCCTCGGCCTCGCCCTGTTCGAGCGGACCAGCCGCAAGGTCCTGCTGACCCCGCGCGGCGAGGCCGTCGTCGCCCAGGCCCGCGTGGTGCTGGAGGAGGCGCGCCGCCTGCTGTCGCTGGCCGACGGGTCGGACGGCGGGCTGACCGGCCGGCTCCGGCTGGCGGCGATCCAGACGCTGGGGCCCTACCTGTTCCCGCACATCCTGTCGCCGCTGCGCAACGGCTGGCCCGACCTGACCCTGATCCTGTCGGAGGGCCGCACCGAAACCCTGCTGGAGGAGCTGCGCGACGGCCGGCTCGACGCCGTGCTGCTGGCCCTGCCGGTGGAGAGCGACGGGCTGGTCGCCGAACCGCTGTTCTTCGAGCCCTTCCTGCTCGCCCACCCCGCCGGCCACCGGCTGTGCGCCACGCCCACCCTCTCCCTGAACGATCTCGATCCGGCGGAGCTTCTGCTGCTGGAGGAGGGGCACTGCCTGCGCGATCAGGCGCTGGCCGCCTGCGGCCTCAGCGCGCGCGGCGGCGGTGTCCATGCCACCGGGCTGGAGACGCTGCGCCACATGGTGGCGGCCGGGGCGGGCTGCACGCTGATGCCGCTGCTGGCGGCGACCGGGGAGGACGGCCGTCCCGCCACCGTCGGCGGGCTGGTGGAGTATCGTCCCTTCGGCGGATCGGCCGATGCCGCTCCTGCACCCGGCCGTGTCGTTGGGCTGGTCTGGCGGGTCAGCGATCCGCGCGACCGCGGCCTGCGCGATCTGGCGGCCCTGCTGCGCCGCACCCTGCCGCCGGGCACGCAATCCGTCCTAGCCCAAAGGGGTGAGTGACGGAGGAAGGAACAAGCGCCCATCGGCCGGGTTGAAGGCTCGGCTCGTGCTCCTCACTGTCCAGAGGGACGAGCGTGACATTCGATCCAGGCGGAGAAACGGGCGACCATGGCAAACATCCTGAAACAGGCGACGCGGCTAGGTGAAGGATTGCCCTTTCCGCTGGGAGCGACATGGGACGGGCTCGGCGTCAACTTCGCCTTGTTTTCCGCCCATGCGACCAGGGTCGAACTGTGTCTGTTCGATGAAAATGGCGAGGAGGAGCTTGAGCGCATCGAGCTTCCCGAATTCACCAACGAGATCTGGCACGGCTATCTGCCCGACGCCCGTCCCGGCCTGCTCTACGGCTACCGCGTCCATGGCCCCTACGAGCCGGAGAACGGTCACCGCTTCAACCCCAACAAGCTGCTGCTCGACCCCTACGCCAAGGAGCTGGTCGGCGAGATCCGCTGGAACCCGGCCCATTTCGGCTATGTGATGGAATCGGGCGACGACCTGACCTATGACGAGCGCGACAGCGCGCCCTTCATGCCGAAATGCAAGGTGATCGACCCGGCCTTCACCTGGGGCCGCGATCTCAAACCGGG is a window encoding:
- a CDS encoding catalase, with the protein product MSTLTTSFGQPVPDNQNSLSAGPRGPLLLQDFHLIEKLAHFNRERIPERVVHAKGAGAYGTFRVTRDVTPWTKAAFLSAVGKETGVFLRFSTVGGEKGSADAERDPRGFAVKFYTEEGNYDLVGNNTPVFFLRDPLKFPDFIHTQKRNPATNLKDPIAMWDFFSLSPETMHQLTILFSDRGTPRGYRHMDGFGSHTFSWINAANERFWVKYHFKTRQGIQNFTAEQAVTMAGIDPDHATRDLYASIEDGDFPAWTVSVQIMPEAEADGYRINPFDLTKVWPHADYPLIEIGELVLNRNPENFFAETEQSAFSPASVVPGISFSPDKMLQGRLFAYADAHRYRLGGNYAQIPVNKPQGCPVHNYQRDGAMRTDGNGGGRPNYEPNSFGGPAQTGVASEPPLRISGDAAHYDHREGNDDYAQAGALFRLIGAEAQERLMDNIAGTLGKAPLFIQQRQLKHFLAADPAYGEGVAKRLGLTVAQAAE
- a CDS encoding LysR substrate-binding domain-containing protein, coding for MNLSGLSLRDLEYVVAVAELRHFGRAAERCAVSQPSLSAQIRKLEEGLGLALFERTSRKVLLTPRGEAVVAQARVVLEEARRLLSLADGSDGGLTGRLRLAAIQTLGPYLFPHILSPLRNGWPDLTLILSEGRTETLLEELRDGRLDAVLLALPVESDGLVAEPLFFEPFLLAHPAGHRLCATPTLSLNDLDPAELLLLEEGHCLRDQALAACGLSARGGGVHATGLETLRHMVAAGAGCTLMPLLAATGEDGRPATVGGLVEYRPFGGSADAAPAPGRVVGLVWRVSDPRDRGLRDLAALLRRTLPPGTQSVLAQRGE
- a CDS encoding GH1 family beta-glucosidase, whose translation is MAERPVFPKDFLWGASTSAYQIEGGAEADGRAPSIWDSFCKLKGRVDNGDSGDVACDHYHRMPQDVDLMAELGLQAYRFSVSWPRVLPRGRGAPNEAGLDFYDRLIDRLLDKGIEPWLCLYHWDLPQALQDLGGWSSRDSIGWFEDYAALCARRYGDRVKRWATFNEFSVFTLFGWAFGWGAPSIADRATHLKVIHHVNLAHGAGVDVLRALVPDASIGAVHSVQPMRPETDKPEDVEAAALFDEHWNRAFPDAQLLAHYPRRIAEAIEPYVQPGDMARIARPVDWFGLNHYAPVYGRRDDSLIWGFGFGSPPPGMKRTAIDWPYDPGCFRDTLVDLTRRYRLPIYVTENGYGTKAAETPDAEGRVMDAERLAYLQAYIAAMAEATGLGADVRGYFVWSLLDNFEWGGGYGTRFGIVRVDFETQARIPKESARWYSDLIRGM
- the hutU gene encoding urocanate hydratase encodes the protein MSSRLDNQRVIRAPHGPELSCKSWLAEAPMRMLMNNLDPDVAERPQELVVYGGIGRAARDWESFDRIVSTLKTLNDDETLLVQSGKPVGVFRTHADAPRVLIANSNLVPRWATWEHFNELDRKGLAMYGQMTAGSWIYIGSQGIVQGTYETFVEAGRQHYNGDLKGKWILTGGLGGMGGAQPLAATMAGACMLAVECRPSSIEMRIRTGYLDRHTADLDEALAWINEACAKGEAISVGLLGNAADIFPELARRAETDIKARPHIVTDQTSAHDPVNGYLPQGWTLEEWESARESQPAAVAAAARKSMRVQVEAMLAFHAMGIPTVDYGNNIRQMAMEEGLENAFDFPGFVPAYIRPLFCRGIGPFRWAALSGDPEDIRKTDAKVKELIPDDPHLHNWLDMAAKRIQFQGLPARICWVGLGQRHRLGLAFNEMVKSGELKAPIVIGRDHLDSGSVASPNRETEAMKDGTDAVSDWPLLNALLNTASGATWVSLHHGGGVGMGFSQHSGMVIVCDGSDAAAKRVERVLWNDPATGVMRHADAGYDIAIECAKEQGLNLPFLK
- a CDS encoding transglycosylase SLT domain-containing protein — encoded protein: MTGGSVRRLKPLLTCAALTALLSACASGGGSHRVASPEEIDAHVAEASKRFDMPELWIREVIRQESGGRTTVNGKPIVSKAGAMGLMQVMPATYDEMRRKHNLGSDPFDPHDNIIAGTAYLREMYNLFGAPGFLGAYNCGPGCYGDYLAGKRSLPGETRRYIASVGPRLNRTPAPNGADIVLVSAPPSTSTDSPPDYGSPYARPSSSYSAPPAAAAPAYTAPAETGRPVPSRAPIAVAALPAPAQSAQAVRVVAPDTSTPDAPAPRPVATMAGAATAGGGVWTVQLGAFRSPDDSQRVIDRARSTMPMLSRSQRIVQAVDTQTGPLYRARLSGLSQQDAASACNGLVNQGMACFVVAPGA